From the Maioricimonas rarisocia genome, one window contains:
- a CDS encoding DTW domain-containing protein, which yields MAEETFPPTIIVVHPKEKRSKCSAEPLRPREDIRFWKFPRRGPESLDRYVRLGLGGEPLTSQHRLRGLLVLDGTWRLAGKMEADYAELPIVSLATWETAYPRVSKLFDDPAAGLATVEAIYAAYAQMGRDPAGLLDAYYWQDTFLERNSSLIHEFRDATA from the coding sequence ATGGCTGAGGAAACGTTTCCTCCCACGATCATCGTGGTTCATCCCAAGGAAAAGCGGAGCAAGTGCTCGGCCGAACCGCTCCGCCCGCGGGAGGATATTCGCTTCTGGAAGTTCCCCCGCCGCGGCCCGGAGTCTCTGGACCGTTACGTGCGACTCGGGCTGGGAGGCGAACCGCTCACGTCGCAACATCGCCTGCGCGGCCTGCTGGTTCTCGACGGCACGTGGCGGCTGGCCGGGAAGATGGAAGCGGATTACGCGGAGTTGCCGATTGTCAGCCTGGCGACGTGGGAGACGGCTTACCCACGGGTCTCCAAGCTGTTTGACGACCCTGCTGCCGGTCTGGCGACGGTCGAAGCGATCTACGCGGCCTACGCTCAGATGGGTCGCGATCCGGCCGGACTGCTTGACGCCTACTACTGGCAGGACACGTTCCTCGAACGGAACTCTTCTCTGATCCACGAGTTCCGCGACGCGACCGCCTGA
- a CDS encoding class I SAM-dependent methyltransferase, whose amino-acid sequence MTDVFTQEWMGLVEEAVRTSKLILLVLSKPVGSTADGVRKLSVRPVTVSGKELLQWTSHEDRRESHENLDSQASLTRLREIFPERYRDLNAFTTEGDLTARSNRKGRVRVTTGPPTKQPSSTAHNRQKQYLIPEGVPCPFLEAIGVMTPAGRVKANRYNKFRQINRFVEFIDNIYDALPAEGAVRVVDFGCGKSYLTFAIHHYLQVIRKRDVQITGLDRNPEVIRDCREVAERLDLEGLEFFEGDIVGHTTDGPVDLAVSLHACDTATDDALARAVQWEASVILSVPCCQHEVADQLECDELSVMTRHGILKERLAAMATDALRASALEIVGYRAAVIEFIDMEHTPKNLLIRAVRRDESERLGEQSEAARHEFDAFKQRLGIERLAIEDALLKPPRVHDDR is encoded by the coding sequence GTGACGGACGTATTCACACAGGAATGGATGGGCCTCGTCGAGGAGGCCGTGCGCACTTCGAAGCTCATTCTGCTTGTGCTGAGCAAACCGGTCGGATCGACGGCCGATGGAGTTCGCAAGCTGAGCGTCCGGCCGGTCACGGTCAGCGGCAAAGAACTGCTGCAGTGGACTTCGCATGAAGATCGCCGCGAGTCTCACGAGAATCTCGATTCCCAGGCCAGTCTGACCCGGCTGCGGGAGATCTTTCCGGAGCGGTATCGTGATCTGAACGCCTTCACGACCGAGGGAGATCTGACAGCCCGGTCGAACCGCAAGGGGCGAGTTCGCGTAACGACGGGCCCTCCCACAAAACAGCCGTCATCCACTGCCCACAACCGTCAGAAGCAGTACCTCATCCCCGAGGGAGTGCCGTGCCCGTTTCTCGAGGCCATCGGCGTCATGACGCCAGCGGGGCGGGTCAAGGCGAACCGCTACAACAAGTTCCGGCAGATCAACCGGTTCGTCGAGTTCATCGACAACATCTACGACGCACTGCCGGCCGAAGGAGCCGTTCGCGTCGTCGACTTCGGCTGCGGGAAGAGTTATCTCACGTTTGCGATTCACCACTATCTGCAGGTCATCCGGAAACGGGACGTGCAGATTACCGGCCTGGACCGCAATCCGGAGGTCATCCGCGACTGCCGCGAGGTCGCTGAGCGTCTCGACCTGGAAGGGCTCGAATTCTTCGAGGGGGACATCGTCGGCCATACCACAGACGGGCCGGTCGATCTCGCGGTTTCTCTGCATGCGTGTGATACCGCCACCGACGATGCGCTTGCCCGCGCCGTCCAGTGGGAAGCCAGCGTGATTTTGTCGGTTCCCTGCTGCCAGCACGAGGTGGCCGATCAGCTCGAATGCGACGAGCTTTCGGTGATGACCCGGCATGGAATTCTGAAAGAACGCCTGGCCGCGATGGCGACGGACGCGTTGCGTGCCTCGGCCCTCGAAATCGTGGGGTACCGCGCCGCCGTGATCGAGTTCATCGACATGGAGCACACCCCGAAGAACCTGCTGATTCGGGCGGTCCGCCGCGACGAGTCCGAACGGTTGGGCGAGCAGTCCGAAGCGGCTCGACACGAGTTCGATGCCTTCAAGCAGCGGCTGGGAATCGAGCGACTGGCAATTGAAGACGCGCTGCTGAAACCGCCGCGGGTGCACGACGACAGATGA
- a CDS encoding DUF1559 domain-containing protein: MPSTFATENGQPGALRTGASRPGRRGFTLIELLVVIAIIAILIALLLPAVQQAREAARRTQCKNNLKQIGLALHNYLDAQSAFPMAMAADGISGNGGEWSPQARLLPYIDQANLFNNAVLELSYSDPANNGIAPSRVPAYLCPTDPNDKQRTDTTTGAAIHYPITYGYNAGTWEVFDNGTRRKGNGGFAPNSKFKPRDMTDGTSNTLAFAEVRAFTPYVRDGDDFTDGTGLGSITVASISSATSGDMKGNGFGSTSPTASGHTEWVDGRVHQTGMTTTFTPNTVVPVAGSGGSAPDGDFTNCREDKSCSEPTYAAVTSRSWHEGIVNVLLFDGSVRSISENIDLQTWRWLGQRNDGQPLGDF, translated from the coding sequence ATGCCGAGTACTTTCGCCACTGAGAATGGGCAACCAGGAGCGTTGCGAACCGGCGCGAGCCGCCCGGGGCGCCGTGGCTTTACGCTGATTGAACTGCTGGTGGTGATCGCCATCATTGCGATCCTCATCGCCCTGCTGTTGCCGGCGGTCCAGCAGGCACGTGAAGCCGCACGCCGAACTCAGTGCAAGAACAACCTCAAGCAGATTGGCCTGGCCCTCCACAACTATCTCGATGCCCAGTCGGCCTTCCCCATGGCGATGGCTGCCGACGGAATCAGCGGGAACGGTGGTGAATGGTCCCCTCAGGCTCGGCTGCTCCCGTACATCGATCAGGCAAACCTGTTCAACAACGCTGTCCTCGAGCTGTCTTACTCCGATCCGGCCAACAACGGCATCGCTCCCAGTCGAGTTCCCGCCTACCTCTGTCCGACGGACCCCAACGACAAGCAGCGGACCGACACGACGACGGGAGCCGCGATCCACTACCCGATCACCTACGGCTACAACGCAGGGACGTGGGAAGTTTTCGACAACGGAACGCGGCGGAAGGGGAACGGCGGCTTTGCTCCCAACAGCAAGTTCAAGCCCCGCGACATGACCGACGGCACGAGCAACACGCTGGCCTTCGCCGAGGTACGGGCATTCACCCCATACGTCCGCGACGGTGACGACTTCACCGACGGAACGGGACTGGGCAGCATCACCGTCGCTTCCATCAGCAGCGCCACGTCCGGTGACATGAAAGGAAACGGGTTCGGCAGCACGTCGCCGACCGCCAGTGGACACACCGAGTGGGTCGACGGCCGCGTGCATCAGACCGGCATGACCACGACCTTCACACCGAATACCGTGGTACCGGTTGCCGGCAGCGGTGGATCGGCACCCGATGGTGACTTCACCAATTGCCGCGAAGACAAGAGCTGCAGCGAGCCGACCTACGCGGCGGTCACGTCCCGCAGCTGGCACGAGGGAATCGTAAACGTGCTGCTTTTCGACGGTTCGGTCCGGTCGATCAGCGAGAACATCGACCTGCAGACCTGGCGGTGGCTGGGTCAGCGGAATGACGGGCAGCCGCTCGGCGACTTCTGA
- a CDS encoding inorganic diphosphatase, with the protein MTHPWHDVTPGENLPREFTVVVEIPSGSKVKYELDKQTGMLRLDRLLYSAVHYPANYGFIPQTYAEDDDPLDVLVVTQEPVAPLTLVRARTIGLMTMVDSGKRDHKILAVAMDDPEYNTFHEASDLPVHRLAMLRRFFQDYKTLEGKAVEVDDFQPAETSLPVIEAALSDYSERRQRGLLGR; encoded by the coding sequence ATGACCCATCCCTGGCACGATGTGACCCCGGGGGAAAACCTGCCGCGGGAATTCACGGTTGTCGTGGAGATCCCCAGCGGATCGAAAGTCAAATACGAGCTCGACAAGCAGACGGGCATGCTGCGGCTGGATCGCCTGCTGTATTCGGCGGTCCATTATCCGGCGAACTACGGATTCATTCCGCAGACGTACGCCGAAGACGACGACCCGCTCGACGTGCTGGTGGTGACTCAGGAACCGGTCGCGCCGCTGACGCTGGTGCGGGCCCGCACGATCGGCCTGATGACGATGGTCGATTCCGGGAAGCGGGACCACAAGATTCTGGCCGTCGCGATGGACGACCCCGAGTACAACACGTTCCACGAAGCGAGTGACCTGCCGGTCCACCGGTTGGCCATGCTTCGCCGGTTCTTCCAGGACTACAAGACGCTCGAAGGCAAGGCGGTCGAGGTTGACGACTTCCAGCCGGCAGAAACGAGTCTGCCTGTCATCGAAGCCGCGCTCAGCGACTACAGCGAACGTCGCCAGCGGGGGCTGCTCGGGCGGTGA
- a CDS encoding carbohydrate kinase family protein, translated as MSEAAPIVIGLGELLWDVFPDRRLPGGAPANVAFQAGQLGCRGVVASRVGTDDLGDELCSYLDEKGLDSSYVQRDPEHPTGRVTVELSDDGQPDFTIHEHVAWDFLAFEEPLQQVAGEASAVCFGTLAQRSPIARQTIHSVLAATPQNCLRVYDVNLRQQFYDRSWVEPSLEKASVVKLNHDEVGILAGQLELPTDPIGFAGAVQDKFAIDWVCITRGADGCLIATNDETVDVPGRPIEVVDTVGAGDAFTAALITTRLEGWPLRPAAEFANRVGGLVASRSGAMPTLTEELAELRTEFGRQL; from the coding sequence ATGTCCGAAGCAGCTCCAATCGTGATCGGACTCGGCGAGCTGCTGTGGGATGTCTTTCCCGATCGCCGATTGCCGGGCGGAGCGCCCGCCAATGTCGCCTTTCAGGCCGGCCAGCTCGGGTGTCGCGGCGTGGTCGCTTCCCGTGTTGGAACGGACGATCTCGGCGACGAACTGTGCAGCTATCTGGACGAGAAAGGCCTCGATTCCAGCTATGTGCAGCGCGATCCGGAACACCCCACCGGTCGCGTGACGGTCGAACTGTCCGACGATGGCCAGCCCGACTTTACGATTCACGAGCACGTCGCCTGGGACTTTCTCGCATTCGAAGAGCCCCTGCAGCAGGTGGCCGGCGAGGCCTCCGCAGTCTGCTTCGGTACGCTGGCGCAGCGGTCTCCGATTGCCCGGCAGACGATTCATTCGGTGCTGGCGGCTACGCCGCAGAACTGTCTGCGGGTTTACGACGTGAATCTGCGGCAGCAGTTCTACGATCGCAGCTGGGTCGAGCCCTCGCTGGAGAAGGCCAGCGTGGTGAAGCTCAACCACGACGAGGTGGGAATCCTTGCCGGACAGCTCGAACTGCCGACGGACCCGATCGGGTTCGCCGGTGCCGTCCAGGACAAGTTTGCGATCGACTGGGTCTGCATTACCCGAGGGGCAGACGGCTGCCTGATCGCTACGAACGATGAGACGGTGGATGTCCCCGGTCGTCCGATCGAGGTCGTCGACACGGTGGGGGCTGGAGACGCCTTTACCGCGGCGCTGATCACCACCCGGCTGGAAGGCTGGCCGCTGCGGCCGGCGGCCGAGTTTGCCAATCGGGTCGGCGGGCTCGTTGCCTCCAGGTCCGGGGCGATGCCGACGCTGACCGAGGAACTGGCCGAACTGCGGACCGAATTCGGTCGGCAGCTCTGA
- the hemP gene encoding hemin uptake protein HemP, with protein MPADEHRDQSQPQDMTTDRAIDLRIVDSNELLRGDREVLIRHSDQIYRLRLTKSGKLILQK; from the coding sequence ATGCCTGCTGACGAACACCGCGATCAGTCGCAACCGCAGGATATGACAACAGATCGAGCGATCGACCTGCGCATCGTCGATTCCAATGAGCTGCTCCGCGGCGATCGCGAAGTTCTCATCCGGCATTCCGATCAGATTTACCGGTTGCGGCTGACCAAGAGCGGCAAGCTCATTCTTCAGAAGTAG
- a CDS encoding PSD1 and planctomycete cytochrome C domain-containing protein: MKLAIQRIVAVAAIGLGLPVCATAGAEDRTIDYVRDVKPILRAHCYECHGGSRVQAGLRLDTAEFAIDGGDTGAGLVVGDSAASRIVQAIEGASDEISQMPLEKPPLSPEQIATIRLWIDQGARHPEDEEPLGEGEIVSDHWSFQPLTHPAVPVDETSTWGQNAIDAFILRKLKQAGLQPSPEADRRTLIRRLSLDLTGLLPSPDEIDAFLADTGPGAYERLVDRLLASPHYGERWGRHWLDLARYADSNGFTIDGPREIWPYRDWVIHALNDDMPFDQFTIEQLAGDLLPEATLQQIVATGFHRNTLANQEGGTDDEQFRVESVVDRVSTTGSVWMGLTIGCAQCHDHKFDPITMRDFYRMYGVFNSTADNNDAAGLAPKVSLPSPQHRQKLSELNTQLADARKRQKELEAALAPRQQEWEASLAEHEPVTWNVVEPTRFVSSDGAEIQVLDDGSLLVGGTIPNHDDYEVEFTSNGTVTAIRLEVLPHDSLPKKGPGLAGNGNFVLTEFALQHGAESGEVQSIPLASATADHSQKDYPVAAVLDGDHKTGWAINVSSGNMNVARTAIISLAEPLEGDSPTPLTAVLYHRSPPNRKYQIGRFRLSTTNASADELMTSPEVLAAARIAPDERTDEQRTLLQKTFRDAQPDWQTAVREVAGLQKRIAALNKTIPTTLVMKELEQPRETFIHVRGNFLRKGKPVTPGVPAVLPEGEAAGERFTRLDLAKWLVNPEHPLTARVTVNRVWQRYFGQGLVQTENDFGTQGIPPTHPELLDWLAGEFIRQGWSLKQLHRLIVTSATYRQSSAVRADLLKADPANLLLGRQSRLRLEAEIVRDIALTAAGVLTPKVGGPPVYPPQPEGIYAFTQNRKPWPEEQGPDRFRRGLYTYFWRSSPHPMMPTFDAPDANTTCTRRVRSNTPLQALTLANDRTFIELSQALALRILAESPDYDPGRIRHGFVCALGREPTAEESDRLLQFLDGQRARFAASTEAAAAIAPESRPADVPIEEGAAWTTVARVLLNLDEFITRE, from the coding sequence GTGAAGCTGGCGATTCAACGCATTGTTGCTGTGGCCGCGATCGGTCTTGGTCTTCCAGTCTGTGCCACGGCCGGTGCCGAAGACCGGACGATCGACTACGTCCGCGACGTGAAGCCGATTCTGCGCGCTCACTGCTACGAGTGTCACGGCGGCTCGCGTGTTCAGGCGGGGCTGCGGCTGGATACAGCGGAGTTCGCCATTGACGGCGGGGATACAGGAGCCGGTCTGGTGGTGGGAGACAGTGCCGCCAGCCGGATCGTGCAGGCGATCGAAGGGGCGTCTGACGAAATCTCGCAGATGCCGCTCGAGAAGCCGCCGCTCAGTCCGGAACAGATCGCGACAATCCGCCTGTGGATCGACCAGGGGGCCAGGCATCCGGAAGATGAGGAGCCTCTGGGCGAAGGGGAAATTGTCAGCGACCACTGGTCGTTCCAGCCGTTGACTCATCCTGCCGTACCGGTCGACGAGACATCGACCTGGGGGCAGAATGCGATCGACGCCTTCATCCTGCGGAAACTGAAGCAGGCCGGGCTGCAGCCTTCGCCGGAAGCGGACCGCCGCACGTTGATTCGCCGCCTCTCGCTGGACCTCACCGGACTGCTTCCCTCGCCGGACGAGATCGACGCCTTTCTCGCCGATACGGGCCCAGGAGCCTACGAGCGACTCGTCGATCGGTTGCTGGCGTCCCCGCATTACGGTGAACGCTGGGGCCGGCACTGGCTTGATCTGGCCCGCTATGCCGACTCCAACGGCTTCACCATCGACGGTCCGCGAGAGATCTGGCCGTATCGAGACTGGGTCATTCACGCTCTCAACGACGACATGCCGTTCGATCAGTTCACGATCGAGCAGCTGGCGGGCGACCTGCTTCCCGAGGCCACGCTTCAGCAGATTGTGGCCACCGGCTTTCATCGCAATACGCTGGCGAACCAGGAAGGGGGGACCGACGACGAGCAGTTTCGTGTCGAGTCGGTCGTCGATCGGGTCAGCACGACCGGATCGGTCTGGATGGGGCTGACAATCGGCTGCGCCCAGTGCCACGACCACAAGTTCGACCCGATCACGATGCGGGACTTCTACCGCATGTACGGGGTCTTCAACAGCACCGCCGACAACAACGATGCCGCCGGCCTGGCTCCGAAGGTTTCCCTTCCTTCGCCGCAGCACCGGCAGAAGTTGTCGGAACTGAACACTCAGCTGGCAGACGCACGCAAGCGGCAGAAAGAGCTCGAAGCCGCTCTGGCTCCCCGGCAGCAGGAGTGGGAAGCGTCGCTCGCCGAACACGAGCCGGTGACGTGGAACGTTGTCGAACCGACGCGTTTCGTTTCGTCGGACGGAGCCGAAATCCAGGTACTCGACGATGGCTCGTTGCTCGTCGGCGGGACCATTCCCAACCACGACGATTACGAGGTCGAGTTCACCTCGAACGGGACAGTCACGGCGATTCGGCTCGAAGTCCTGCCGCACGATTCGCTGCCGAAAAAAGGGCCCGGACTGGCAGGCAACGGGAACTTCGTCCTCACGGAATTCGCGCTGCAGCACGGAGCCGAGAGTGGGGAGGTACAGTCGATTCCACTGGCGAGCGCGACGGCGGATCATTCGCAGAAGGACTATCCCGTCGCAGCGGTCCTCGACGGCGATCACAAGACCGGATGGGCCATCAACGTTTCGTCCGGCAATATGAACGTTGCCCGGACCGCCATCATTTCGCTGGCCGAACCTCTGGAGGGCGATTCACCGACGCCGTTGACCGCCGTTCTCTATCACCGCAGTCCCCCGAACCGGAAGTACCAGATCGGCCGCTTTCGTCTGTCGACAACGAACGCTTCTGCCGACGAACTGATGACCTCACCAGAGGTTCTCGCTGCCGCACGGATCGCCCCCGACGAGCGAACCGACGAACAGCGGACGCTGCTCCAGAAGACGTTTCGCGACGCCCAGCCGGACTGGCAGACAGCCGTGCGCGAAGTGGCCGGCCTGCAGAAGCGTATTGCGGCACTGAACAAAACGATTCCGACAACGCTCGTGATGAAGGAACTCGAGCAGCCACGGGAAACGTTCATTCACGTTCGCGGAAACTTTCTGCGCAAGGGGAAACCCGTCACGCCGGGCGTGCCGGCTGTCCTGCCCGAGGGGGAGGCGGCAGGTGAACGGTTTACCCGTCTGGATCTGGCGAAGTGGCTGGTGAATCCAGAGCATCCGCTGACGGCCCGCGTCACGGTGAACCGGGTCTGGCAGCGATATTTCGGCCAGGGGCTCGTGCAGACCGAGAACGACTTCGGAACCCAGGGCATTCCGCCGACGCATCCCGAACTGCTCGACTGGCTGGCTGGCGAATTCATCCGGCAGGGATGGAGCCTCAAGCAGCTGCACCGGTTGATCGTGACCTCCGCAACGTATCGGCAGTCGTCGGCCGTACGGGCCGATCTGCTGAAGGCCGACCCGGCGAATCTGTTGCTTGGCCGGCAGTCGCGATTACGTTTGGAAGCAGAGATCGTGCGCGACATCGCACTGACGGCCGCGGGAGTCCTCACGCCCAAAGTGGGCGGACCTCCGGTTTACCCACCGCAGCCGGAAGGCATTTACGCATTCACACAGAACAGGAAGCCCTGGCCGGAAGAGCAGGGGCCCGACCGGTTTCGCCGGGGGCTCTATACGTATTTCTGGCGATCGAGCCCGCATCCGATGATGCCGACGTTCGATGCGCCGGACGCCAACACGACCTGCACGCGACGCGTCCGGTCGAATACGCCCTTGCAGGCCCTCACGCTCGCCAACGACAGGACGTTCATTGAGCTTTCGCAGGCACTGGCACTGCGGATTCTCGCCGAGAGTCCCGACTACGATCCGGGGCGCATCCGGCACGGTTTCGTCTGTGCGCTGGGACGCGAGCCGACGGCCGAAGAGTCCGATCGCCTGCTGCAATTCCTCGATGGGCAACGGGCCCGGTTTGCTGCCAGTACCGAGGCCGCCGCGGCAATCGCCCCGGAATCGCGACCTGCGGACGTCCCGATCGAAGAGGGAGCGGCGTGGACGACTGTGGCGCGTGTTCTGCTGAACCTTGATGAGTTCATCACGAGAGAATAG
- the mutM gene encoding bifunctional DNA-formamidopyrimidine glycosylase/DNA-(apurinic or apyrimidinic site) lyase, with protein MPELPEVETMVRGIRPHVLGRTVSEVRACPCPCRPMSIEPALSRIARRIRGKTITDVRRRAKRVLLVFEHGDIIAIEPRMTGLMLISDPPSREHLRVVWEFADQDQGPPLWFWDRRGLGTIRLYDPDEYRSALDPPALGPDALEITVDELASACARTKRAIKPALLDQKLVAGVGNLYASEMLHVARIHPERSAHMLKRRQIVRLHQAMQDVLTEAIRYEGSTLGDGTYRNALNQDGSYQNAHRVYAKAGERCRTCNRGTVRRIVQTQRSTFFCPVCQRQSPRRGG; from the coding sequence ATGCCTGAACTGCCCGAAGTCGAAACGATGGTTCGCGGGATCCGTCCGCATGTGCTGGGACGGACCGTTTCCGAGGTGCGAGCCTGCCCCTGTCCCTGCCGGCCGATGAGCATCGAACCTGCGCTTTCACGGATCGCTCGTCGTATCCGCGGGAAGACCATCACGGACGTTCGCCGGCGTGCCAAGCGCGTGCTGCTGGTCTTCGAGCATGGAGACATCATTGCCATCGAGCCGCGAATGACCGGACTGATGCTGATCTCCGATCCCCCCAGCCGGGAACACCTGCGGGTCGTCTGGGAGTTTGCCGACCAGGACCAGGGGCCTCCGCTCTGGTTCTGGGACCGGCGGGGACTGGGGACGATCCGGCTGTACGATCCGGACGAGTACCGGTCGGCACTCGATCCCCCGGCCCTCGGACCGGATGCCCTCGAGATCACAGTGGACGAGCTGGCATCAGCCTGTGCCCGGACGAAACGGGCCATCAAGCCGGCCCTGCTCGACCAGAAACTCGTGGCGGGCGTCGGCAACCTCTACGCGAGCGAGATGCTGCACGTTGCGCGGATTCACCCCGAGCGATCGGCGCACATGCTGAAGCGGCGGCAGATCGTGCGGCTGCACCAGGCGATGCAGGACGTACTGACGGAGGCGATCCGCTACGAAGGTTCGACGCTGGGGGACGGGACCTATCGCAACGCTCTGAATCAGGACGGCAGCTACCAGAATGCCCACCGTGTCTACGCGAAAGCGGGAGAGCGGTGCCGCACCTGCAATCGCGGGACCGTCCGCCGCATCGTGCAGACGCAGCGTTCGACGTTCTTCTGTCCGGTCTGCCAGCGGCAGTCACCGCGTCGGGGAGGTTGA
- a CDS encoding glucose 1-dehydrogenase, protein MKALAVRPGEKQSAHIAEMPTPRLSDVPGGRGVLVRTLQVGVDATDAEINEALYGAAPAGEEFLVLGHEVFGIVEEVGPNVTHIRPGELCTCTVRRPGPTIYDLIGRNDVTSDETYYERGINLLHGFMSEKFVDDAEFIVRVPDGLRHLGVLAEPASVCAKAIEQAFLAQHRLQVWRPEIAFVMGAGQIGLLTTMMLRLRGMKVYTIARTQNPGLKEEIVNAYGGEYVSTRETPLADLVREVGRPDLVIEATGSSRVAFECMEIMNLNGVLVWTSVTGGDNRLQDVPADRINLEWVLGNKLLVGSVNGNRHHFAQGLADLALGEATFPGVTERILTNPIDGFGDPAEIMRQLTDDKSALKVYVKVADA, encoded by the coding sequence ATGAAAGCACTTGCCGTCCGCCCGGGCGAGAAGCAAAGCGCCCACATTGCTGAGATGCCCACGCCCCGGTTGAGCGACGTTCCCGGCGGTCGCGGAGTGCTCGTGCGCACGCTGCAGGTCGGAGTCGATGCCACCGATGCCGAGATCAACGAGGCGCTGTACGGTGCCGCTCCGGCGGGAGAGGAGTTCCTCGTGCTCGGACACGAGGTGTTCGGCATCGTCGAGGAAGTCGGCCCGAACGTCACGCACATCCGTCCCGGTGAACTCTGTACCTGCACCGTCCGCCGTCCCGGTCCGACCATCTACGACCTGATCGGACGAAACGACGTCACCAGTGACGAGACGTATTACGAGCGTGGCATCAACCTGCTGCACGGCTTCATGAGCGAAAAGTTCGTGGACGATGCCGAGTTCATCGTGCGCGTGCCGGATGGTCTGCGACATCTCGGTGTGCTGGCGGAGCCGGCCAGCGTCTGTGCCAAGGCGATCGAGCAGGCGTTTCTCGCTCAGCACCGTCTGCAGGTCTGGCGGCCCGAAATTGCCTTCGTGATGGGAGCCGGCCAGATCGGCCTGCTGACCACGATGATGCTTCGCCTGCGGGGCATGAAGGTCTACACCATCGCGCGGACACAGAACCCCGGGCTGAAGGAAGAGATCGTCAACGCGTACGGCGGCGAGTACGTCAGCACCCGCGAAACACCGCTGGCCGACCTGGTTCGCGAGGTGGGACGTCCCGACCTCGTCATCGAAGCGACCGGCAGCAGCCGCGTGGCCTTCGAGTGCATGGAGATCATGAATCTCAACGGCGTGCTCGTCTGGACCAGCGTGACCGGCGGCGACAACCGGCTGCAGGACGTTCCGGCCGACCGCATCAATCTGGAATGGGTCCTCGGGAACAAGCTGCTCGTCGGCAGCGTGAACGGCAACCGGCATCACTTTGCCCAGGGGCTGGCGGATCTGGCTCTGGGAGAAGCGACGTTTCCCGGCGTGACCGAACGCATCCTGACCAACCCGATTGACGGATTCGGTGATCCGGCCGAAATTATGCGGCAGTTGACCGATGACAAGTCCGCCCTCAAGGTGTACGTGAAAGTCGCCGACGCCTGA
- a CDS encoding STAS domain-containing protein: MPTTWKIFGLSEQRGVLIVVPKGDAVGFRDTDVDHELQEILSRIEAGGSSSVVVDLGGSSYFGSVMIGAVNAIGKTARDRGGEMAICNASPEMKAVMNAMKLDDLWEQYESRSAAVKAVKKKSR; the protein is encoded by the coding sequence ATGCCGACGACCTGGAAGATCTTTGGCCTCTCCGAACAGAGAGGGGTGCTGATCGTCGTTCCCAAAGGGGATGCCGTCGGCTTTCGCGACACCGATGTCGATCACGAGCTGCAGGAGATCCTTTCCCGGATCGAAGCGGGCGGCTCGTCGTCCGTCGTCGTCGATCTGGGAGGCTCCAGCTATTTCGGCAGCGTCATGATCGGGGCGGTCAATGCCATCGGCAAGACGGCCCGCGACCGGGGGGGCGAGATGGCGATCTGCAACGCCTCTCCCGAGATGAAGGCGGTCATGAACGCCATGAAGCTCGACGACCTGTGGGAGCAGTATGAATCGCGCTCGGCGGCCGTGAAAGCCGTAAAGAAAAAGAGCCGCTGA